One Malus domestica chromosome 11, GDT2T_hap1 genomic region harbors:
- the LOC114819192 gene encoding E3 ubiquitin-protein ligase RSL1-like isoform X1, with product MDVRTNGDDLDTILSEQRRELMTAKTLDSDLEMAFKLQMQEAMTASLAVKPSSASASSSHNLLPPSPPDDGSNDAVLELAATLMLEDVERFAQEREDHDRTVLEMMKAKEDLNRRIYDQKFAVDLRDVPEDYWANYGEYYERPYCTGFWSSSSSSSKYPAVVSENLRLYCKGVVSEEMVRDVKAVVGGVGVAICDPMDNVIFEARKNLEAVVDGVVLSNEAAELEAIVEGLDKALALDLKAVTFFCDDYMIYQYVTNRVHPGNSKVATLVNQVALLRRKFVYCSPSLVARSDIKFALKLAREAIVSQITWHAETGKGKSLKETCVICFEETDVAEMFSIDGCLHRYCFSCMRQHVEVKFFNGMVAECPHEGCKTEVNIDGCAKFLAPKLVEAISQRIRESAIPVTDKVYCPNPRCSALMSKSEVLEYTKTYFVGAEQSGARRCMKCQYYFCINCKVPWHFNMNCYDYKRSHPYPRPEDQLMNSLATKKHWRQCVKCNHMVELAEGCYHITCRCGYEFCYTCGAQWKNKKATCNCPIWVERNIIREQPRQAQPRHAQPFIREQPRQAQPVQREQPRQAQPLIREQPWQAQPIIREQPRQVRPRR from the exons ATGGACGTTCGTACGAACGGAGACGACCTCGACACCATTCTCTCCGAGCAGCGCAGAGAGCTCATGACGGCCAAAACCCTGGACTCCGACCTCGAAATGGCCTTCAAACTCCAAATGCAGGAAGCCATGACCGCCTCTCTAGCCGTTAAACCCTCGTCGGCTTCGGCTTCGAGTTCGCACAACCTTCTGCCTCCGTCGCCGCCCGACGATGGCTCGAATGACGCCGTATTAGAATTGGCCGCCACTCTGATGCTCGAGGACGTCGAGCGGTTCGCTCAGGAGCGCGAGGACCACGACCGCACCGTTTTGGAAATGATGAAGGCGAAGGAGGATCTCAACCGTCGGATTTACGATCAGAAGTTCGCCGTCGACCTCCGCGACGTGCCCGAGGACTACTGGGCCAACTACGGCGAATATTACGAGCGCCCGTACTGTACGGGCTTCTGGtcttcgtcgtcgtcgtcgtcaaaATATCCGGCGGTGGTGAGTGAGAATTTGAGGCTGTATTGCAAGGGGGTGGTGAGCGAGGAAATGGTTAGGGATGTGAAGGCGGTGGTAGGCGGGGTGGGTGTCGCGATCTGCGACCCGATGGACAATGTGATATTCGAGGCGAGGAAGAATCTGGAAGCGGTGGTTGACGGCGTTGTGCTGAGCAATGAGGCGGCGGAGCTCGAGGCCATCGTTGAAGGGCTTGACAAAGCTCTCGCTCTGGACTTGAAAGCTGTGACCTTTTTCTGTGATGACTACATGATTTACCAATAT GTCACAAACAGGGTGCATCCTGGAAACAGCAAGGTTGCCACGTTAGTTAATCAAGTGGCTCTTCTACGGAGAAAATTTGTATATTGCAGTCCTTCTCTTGTGGCACGGAGTGACATTAAGTTTGCACTTAAACTTGCAAGAGAGGCTATAGTTTCTCAGATTACCTGGCATGCGGAAACTGGCAAAGGAAAGAGTTTGAAGGAGACATGTGTAATTTGCTTTGAAGAAACTGATGTTGCTGAAATGTTTTCAATCGATGGTTGTTTACACAGGTATTGCTTTTCCTGTATGAGACAACATGTGGAAGTAAAGTTTTTTAATGGGATGGTGGCAGAGTGCCCTCACGAAGGCTGTAAAACTGAGGTGAATATTGATGGCTGCGCAAAATTCTTGGCTCCTAAACTAGTCGAGGCTATTAGCCAAAGAATCAGGGAATCCGCTATTCCTGTTACGGACAAGGTTTATTGCCCAAATCCCAGGTGTTCTGCATTAATGTCTAAAAGCGAGGTCTTAGAATATACTAAAACTTACTTTGTCGGTGCTGAACAATCTGGAGCCAGGAGATGCATGAAATGTCAGTACTATTTTTGTATAAATTGCAAGGTTCCTTGGCACTTCAATATGAACTGCTATGATTACAAAAGATCACATCCCTATCCCCGTCCAGAAGATCAGTTGATGAACTCTCTAGCTACAAAGAAACACTGGCGCCAGTGCGTCAAGTGCAACCATATGGTCGAACTTGCCGAAGGTTGTTACCACATAACTTGCAG ATGTGGATATGAGTTTTGCTATACTTGTGGTGCTCAATGGAAGAACAAGAAAGCAACATGTAACTGCCCAATCTGGGTCGAGCGTAATATCATACGTGAACAGCCAAGACAGGCACAGCCAAGGCACGCACAGCCATTTATACGTGAACAGCCACGGCAAGCACAGCCAGTTCAACGTGAACAGCCACGGCAAGCACAGCCACTTATTCGTGAACAGCCATGGCAAGCACAGCCAATTATTCGTGAACAGCCACGACAGGTGCGGCCACGACGATGA
- the LOC114819192 gene encoding E3 ubiquitin-protein ligase RSL1-like isoform X2: protein MDVRTNGDDLDTILSEQRRELMTAKTLDSDLEMAFKLQMQEAMTASLAVKPSSASASSSHNLLPPSPPDDGSNDAVLELAATLMLEDVERFAQEREDHDRTVLEMMKAKEDLNRRIYDQKFAVDLRDVPEDYWANYGEYYERPYCTGFWSSSSSSSKYPAVVSENLRLYCKGVVSEEMVRDVKAVVGGVGVAICDPMDNVIFEARKNLEAVVDGVVLSNEAAELEAIVEGLDKALALDLKAVTFFCDDYMIYQYVTNRVHPGNSKVATLVNQVALLRRKFVYCSPSLVARSDIKFALKLAREAIVSQITWHAETGKGKSLKETCVICFEETDVAEMFSIDGCLHRYCFSCMRQHVEVKFFNGMVAECPHEGCKTEVNIDGCAKFLAPKLVEAISQRIRESAIPVTDKVYCPNPRCSALMSKSEVPWHFNMNCYDYKRSHPYPRPEDQLMNSLATKKHWRQCVKCNHMVELAEGCYHITCRCGYEFCYTCGAQWKNKKATCNCPIWVERNIIREQPRQAQPRHAQPFIREQPRQAQPVQREQPRQAQPLIREQPWQAQPIIREQPRQVRPRR from the exons ATGGACGTTCGTACGAACGGAGACGACCTCGACACCATTCTCTCCGAGCAGCGCAGAGAGCTCATGACGGCCAAAACCCTGGACTCCGACCTCGAAATGGCCTTCAAACTCCAAATGCAGGAAGCCATGACCGCCTCTCTAGCCGTTAAACCCTCGTCGGCTTCGGCTTCGAGTTCGCACAACCTTCTGCCTCCGTCGCCGCCCGACGATGGCTCGAATGACGCCGTATTAGAATTGGCCGCCACTCTGATGCTCGAGGACGTCGAGCGGTTCGCTCAGGAGCGCGAGGACCACGACCGCACCGTTTTGGAAATGATGAAGGCGAAGGAGGATCTCAACCGTCGGATTTACGATCAGAAGTTCGCCGTCGACCTCCGCGACGTGCCCGAGGACTACTGGGCCAACTACGGCGAATATTACGAGCGCCCGTACTGTACGGGCTTCTGGtcttcgtcgtcgtcgtcgtcaaaATATCCGGCGGTGGTGAGTGAGAATTTGAGGCTGTATTGCAAGGGGGTGGTGAGCGAGGAAATGGTTAGGGATGTGAAGGCGGTGGTAGGCGGGGTGGGTGTCGCGATCTGCGACCCGATGGACAATGTGATATTCGAGGCGAGGAAGAATCTGGAAGCGGTGGTTGACGGCGTTGTGCTGAGCAATGAGGCGGCGGAGCTCGAGGCCATCGTTGAAGGGCTTGACAAAGCTCTCGCTCTGGACTTGAAAGCTGTGACCTTTTTCTGTGATGACTACATGATTTACCAATAT GTCACAAACAGGGTGCATCCTGGAAACAGCAAGGTTGCCACGTTAGTTAATCAAGTGGCTCTTCTACGGAGAAAATTTGTATATTGCAGTCCTTCTCTTGTGGCACGGAGTGACATTAAGTTTGCACTTAAACTTGCAAGAGAGGCTATAGTTTCTCAGATTACCTGGCATGCGGAAACTGGCAAAGGAAAGAGTTTGAAGGAGACATGTGTAATTTGCTTTGAAGAAACTGATGTTGCTGAAATGTTTTCAATCGATGGTTGTTTACACAGGTATTGCTTTTCCTGTATGAGACAACATGTGGAAGTAAAGTTTTTTAATGGGATGGTGGCAGAGTGCCCTCACGAAGGCTGTAAAACTGAGGTGAATATTGATGGCTGCGCAAAATTCTTGGCTCCTAAACTAGTCGAGGCTATTAGCCAAAGAATCAGGGAATCCGCTATTCCTGTTACGGACAAGGTTTATTGCCCAAATCCCAGGTGTTCTGCATTAATGTCTAAAAGCGAG GTTCCTTGGCACTTCAATATGAACTGCTATGATTACAAAAGATCACATCCCTATCCCCGTCCAGAAGATCAGTTGATGAACTCTCTAGCTACAAAGAAACACTGGCGCCAGTGCGTCAAGTGCAACCATATGGTCGAACTTGCCGAAGGTTGTTACCACATAACTTGCAG ATGTGGATATGAGTTTTGCTATACTTGTGGTGCTCAATGGAAGAACAAGAAAGCAACATGTAACTGCCCAATCTGGGTCGAGCGTAATATCATACGTGAACAGCCAAGACAGGCACAGCCAAGGCACGCACAGCCATTTATACGTGAACAGCCACGGCAAGCACAGCCAGTTCAACGTGAACAGCCACGGCAAGCACAGCCACTTATTCGTGAACAGCCATGGCAAGCACAGCCAATTATTCGTGAACAGCCACGACAGGTGCGGCCACGACGATGA
- the LOC114819736 gene encoding E3 ubiquitin-protein ligase RSL1-like encodes MAAQTLDSDHEKRPIMDDRTDGDDLDNILSEQRRELMAAQTLDSDLEMAFKLQMQEAMIASLALVPSSSSHNSPPPSPPHECSNDAVLDIAAALMLEDVERFAQELQDHERTVLEMMKAKEDLSRRIHDQKFAVELRDVPEDYWAQHGEYYQRPYCTDGASSSKPAVVVETENLRLYCKGLVSEEMVRDVKSVVAGVGVAICDPMDNLIFEARKNLEAVVDGVMLSNEAAELEAIIEGLNNALTLDLEAVTFFCDDYMIYQYVTNRVQPGNSKVATLVNQVALLQKKFEYCSPSLVARSDIKFALKIAREAIVSQITWHAETSEGKSLKETCVICFEEIDVAEMFTIDGCLHRYCFSCMKQHVEVKFLKGMVAGCPHEGCKTEVNIDSCAKFLAPKLVEAISQRIKESAIPVTDKVYCPNPWCSALMSNNEVLEYTKTSFVGAEKSGARRCKKCLYYFCINCKVPWHFNMNCYDYKQLHPNPCPEDQLLNSLAKKKHWRQCIKCSNMVELAEGCYHITCRCGYEFCYTCGAEWKNKKATCKCKIWDEHNIIREQPQ; translated from the exons ATGGCGGCCCAAACTCTGGACTCCGATCACGAAAAGAGGCCGATCATGGATGATCGTACGGACGGAGACGACCTCGACAATATTCTCTCCGAGCAACGCAGGGAGCTCATGGCGGCCCAAACTCTAGACTCCGACCTCGAAATGGCCTTCAAGCTCCAAATGCAGGAAGCCATGATCGCCTCTCTCGCCCTCGTACCCTCTTCGAGCTCGCACAACTCTCCACCGCCGTCGCCGCCTCACGAATGCTCAAACGACGCCGTCTTGGACATAGCCGCCGCTCTGATGCTCGAGGACGTCGAGCGATTCGCTCAGGAGCTCCAGGACCACGAACGCACGGTATTGGAAATGATGAAGGCGAAAGAGGATCTCAGCCGTCGGATTCACGATCAGAAGTTCGCCGTCGAACTCCGCGACGTGCCCGAGGACTATTGGGCCCAGCACGGCGAGTATTACCAGCGTCCGTACTGTACGGACGGCGCGTCATCATCAAAACCTGCGGTGGTGGTGGAGACTGAGAATTTGAGGCTGTATTGCAAGGGTTTGGTGAGCGAGGAGATGGTTAGGGATGTCAAGTCCGTGGTGGCCGGGGTGGGTGTCGCGATCTGCGACCCGATGGACAATCTAATATTCGAGGCGAGGAAGAATCTGGAGGCGGTGGTTGACGGCGTCATGCTGAGCAATGAGGCGGCGGAGCTCGAGGCCATCATTGAAGGGCTTAACAATGCTCTCACTCTTGACTTGGAAGCTGTGACGTTTTTCTGTGATGACTACATGATTTACCAATAT GTCACAAACAGAGTGCAACCTGGAAATAGCAAGGTTGCAACGTTAGTTAATCAAGTGGCTCTTCTACAGAAAAAATTTGAATATTGCAGCCCTTCTCTTGTGGCTCGTAGTGACATTAAGTTTGCACTTAAGATTGCAAGGGAGGCTATTGTTTCTCAGATCACCTGGCACGCAGAAACTAGCGAAGGAAAGAGTTTGAAGGAGACGTGTGTAATTTGCTTTGAAGAAATTGATGTTGCTGAAATGTTTACAATCGATGGTTGTCTACACAGGTATTGCTTCTCTTGTATGAAACAACATGTGGAAGTAAAGTTTCTGAAAGGGATGGTGGCAGGGTGCCCTCATGAAGGCTGTAAAACTGAAGTGAATATTGATAGCTGCGCAAAATTCTTGGCACCTAAACTAGTTGAGGCTATTAGCCAAAGAATCAAGGAATCTGCTATACCTGTTACGGACAAGGTTTATTGCCCAAATCCGTGGTGCTCTGCATTAATGTCTAACAACGAGGTCTTAGAATATACCAAAACTTCTTTTGTCGGTGCTGAGAAATCTGGAGCCAGGAGATGCAAGAAATGTCTTTACTATTTTTGTATCAATTGCAAAGTTCCTTGGCACTTCAATATGAACTGCTATGACTACAAGCAATTACATCCCAATCCCTGCCCAGAAGATCAATTGCTGAACTCACTGGCTAAGAAGAAACACTGGCGTCAGTGCATCAAGTGCAGCAATATGGTCGAACTCGCAGAAGGTTGTTACCACATAACTTGCAG ATGTGGATACGAGTTTTGCTATACATGTGGTGCTGAATGGAAGAACAAGAAAGCAACGTGTAAATGTAAAATCTGGGATGAGCATAACATCATACGTGAACAGCCACAGTGA
- the LOC139189431 gene encoding epoxide hydrolase 3-like produces the protein MSDNRTNTIASVMKRLLMPFSKSGFTGGLNYYRALNLTWEFTGPWTGLQIKVPIKFVMRDLDITYHIPGVQAYIQKGGFKRDVSFLQKVVVIKDATHFINQEKPDEVSQHVDDFIKKF, from the exons ATGTCAGATAATAGAACCAACACCATTGCTAGTGTCATGAAAAGGCTTTTGATGCCG TTCAGCAAGTCGGGATTTACTGGAGGATTGAATTACTATCGAGCTTTGAACTT AACCTGGGAGTTTACCGGACCATGGACGGGGCTACAAATCAAGGTACCGATTAAGTTTGTCATGCGCGACCTGGACATCACCTATCATATCCCAGGCGTCCAGGCCTACATACAGAAAGGTGGCTTCAAAAGGGATGTGTCATTTTTGCAAAAGGTGGTTGTGATAAAAGATGCAACTCACTTCATTAACCAGGAGAAGCCCGACGAAGTCAGTCAGCATGTGGATGACTTCATCAAGAAGTTCTGA
- the LOC103413046 gene encoding E3 ubiquitin-protein ligase RSL1-like → MATQTLDSDHEKRPIMDYRTDGDDLDDILSEQRRELMAAQTLDSDPEKRPIMDNHTGGHDLDNILSEQRRELMAAQTLDSDLEMAFKLQMQEAMTASLALVPSSSLHNSPPPSPPHECSNDAVLDIAAALMLEDVERFAQELEDHERTVLEMMKAKEDLSRRIHDQKFAVELRDVPEDYWAQHGEYYQRPYCTDGASSSKPAVVVETENLRLYCKGLVSEEMVRDVKSVVAGVGVAICDPMDNLIFEARKNLEAVVDGVMLSNEAAELEAIIEGLNNALTLDLEAVTFFCDDYMIYRYVTNRVQPGNSKVATLVNQVALLQKKFEYCSPSLVARSDIKFALKIAREAIVSQITWHAETSEGKSLKETCVICFEEIDVTEMFTIDGCLHRYCFSCMKQHVEVKFLNGMVAGCPHEGCKTEVNIDSCAKFLAPKLVEAISQRIKESAIPVTDKVYCPNPRCSALMSNNEVLEYTKTSFVGAEKSGARRCKKCLYYFCINCKVPWHFNMNCYDYKLLNPNPRPEDQLLNSLAKKKHWRQCIKCSNMVELAEGCYHITCRCGYEFCYTCGAEWKNKKATCKCKIWDERNIIREQPQR, encoded by the exons ATGGCGACCCAAACTCTAGATTCCGATCACGAAAAGAGGCCCATCATGGATTATCGTACGGACGGAGACGACCTCGACGATATTCTCTCCGAGCAACGCAGGGAGCTCATGGCGGCCCAAACTCTAGACTCCGACCCCGAAAAGAGGCCGATCATGGATAACCATACGGGTGGACACGACCTCGACAATATTCTCTCCGAGCAACGCAGGGAGCTCATGGCGGCCCAAACTCTAGACTCCGACCTCGAAATGGCCTTCAAGCTCCAAATGCAGGAAGCCATGACCGCCTCTCTCGCCCTCGTACCCTCTTCGAGCTTGCACAACTCTCCACCGCCGTCGCCGCCTCACGAATGCTCAAACGACGCCGTCTTGGACATAGCCGCCGCTCTGATGCTCGAGGACGTCGAGCGATTCGCTCAGGAGCTCGAGGACCACGAACGCACGGTATTGGAAATGATGAAGGCGAAAGAGGATCTCAGCCGTCGGATTCACGATCAGAAGTTCGCCGTCGAACTCCGCGACGTGCCCGAGGACTATTGGGCCCAGCACGGCGAGTATTACCAGCGTCCGTACTGTACGGACGGCGCGTCATCATCAAAACCTGCGGTGGTGGTGGAGACTGAGAATTTGAGGCTGTATTGCAAGGGTTTGGTGAGCGAGGAGATGGTTAGGGATGTCAAGTCCGTGGTGGCCGGGGTGGGTGTCGCGATCTGCGACCCGATGGACAATCTAATATTCGAGGCGAGGAAGAATCTGGAGGCGGTGGTTGACGGCGTCATGCTGAGCAATGAGGCGGCGGAGCTCGAGGCCATCATTGAAGGGCTTAACAATGCTCTCACTCTTGACTTGGAAGCTGTGACCTTTTTCTGTGATGACTACATGATTTACCGATAT GTCACAAACAGAGTGCAACCTGGAAATAGCAAGGTTGCAACGTTAGTTAATCAAGTGGCTCTTCTACAGAAAAAATTTGAATATTGCAGCCCTTCTCTTGTGGCTCGTAGTGACATTAAGTTTGCACTTAAGATTGCAAGGGAGGCTATTGTTTCTCAGATCACCTGGCACGCAGAAACTAGTGAAGGAAAGAGTTTGAAGGAGACTTGTGTAATTTGCTTTGAAGAAATTGATGTTACTGAAATGTTTACAATCGATGGTTGTCTACACAGGTATTGCTTCTCTTGTATGAAACAACATGTGGAAGTAAAGTTTCTGAATGGGATGGTGGCAGGGTGCCCTCATGAAGGCTGTAAAACTGAGGTGAATATTGATAGCTGTGCAAAATTCTTGGCACCTAAACTAGTCGAGGCTATTAGCCAAAGAATCAAGGAATCTGCTATACCTGTTACGGACAAGGTTTATTGCCCAAATCCGAGGTGCTCTGCATTAATGTCTAACAACGAGGTCTTAGAATATACCAAAACTTCTTTTGTCGGTGCTGAGAAATCTGGAGCCAGGAGATGCAAGAAATGTCTTTACTATTTTTGTATCAATTGCAAGGTTCCTTGGCACTTCAATATGAACTGCTATGACTATAAGCTATTAAATCCCAATCCCCGCCCAGAAGATCAATTGCTGAACTCACTGGCTAAGAAGAAACACTGGCGTCAGTGCATCAAGTGCAGCAATATGGTCGAACTCGCAGAAGGTTGTTACCACATAACTTGCAG ATGTGGATACGAGTTTTGCTATACTTGTGGTGCTGAATGGAAGAACAAGAAAGCAACGTGTAAATGTAAAATCTGGGATGAGCGTAACATCATACGTGAACAGCCACAGCGATGA
- the LOC114819523 gene encoding uncharacterized protein isoform X2: MSEPDTEPEFYAGRPRPWRPNDLVNVGGSSTGRAVYGAVPGGVAMGPNASEPVPPETLGGLVREFSKAAAEMAVEFGKGCRDIVRQSLGNRDSVLRRSLGTVRESYLGKRVTRLRGKLQFVNEYLPEDKDPIHAWSVIVLVSLLAFAEIKKIHIHPPSAARVMLPDGRFMAYKEQGVPADRARFSIIAPHSFLSSRLAGIPGLKVSLLEEFGVRLLTYDLPGFGESDPHPDRNLEFSAMDMLLLADAVGVNDKFWVVGYSSGSMHAWAALRYIPDRLAGAAMFAPMVNPYDSIMNREERRRTWGKWTRSRKFWYFLARRFPRFLSFFYHRSFLSGKHGQIDKWLSLSMGKRDKALMEDPIYEEFWQRDVEESIRQRISKPFVEEAVLQVSNWGFSLADLKLQKKEQGKGVLNWIKSMLSSAQEEYSGFLGPIHIWQGMDDKVVPPSMTDFVHRILPGAAVHKLPYEGHFTYIYFCDECHRHIFTTLFGTPQGPLNFTAEVDETPLEGDTEEQEEEVKLGDSVPALAEA, from the exons ATGTCGGAGCCGGACACTGAACCCGAATTCTACGCGGGCCGACCCAGGCCGTGGCGACCCAATGATCTTGTAAACGTGGGTGGAAGTAGCACGGGAAGGGCAGTGTATGGTGCCGTTCCGGGTGGCGTGGCTATGGGCCCTAATGCGAGCGAGCCGGTTCCGCCGGAGACGCTGGGGGGACTGGTGCGGGAGTTCTCGAAAGCGGCGGCGGAGATGGCGGTGGAGTTCGGGAAAGGGTGCAGGGATATAGTGCGGCAGAGCCTAGGGAATCGGGACTCGGTGTTGCGGAGGAGCTTGGGGACGGTGAGGGAGTCGTACTTGGGGAAGAGAGTGACGCGGCTTCGCGGGAAATTGCAGTTCGTGAACGAGTATCTGCCGGAGGATAAGGACCCGATTCACGCTTGGTCAGTGATCGTGTTGGTCTCGCTTCTTGCTTTTGCAG AGATTAAGAAGATACACATTCATCCACCGAGCGCTGCCCGCGTAATGCTTCCAGATGGTAGATTCATGGCATACAAGGAGCAAGGTGTTCCAGCTGACAGAGCTAGATTTTCAATCATTGCTCCGCATTCTTTCCTATCATCTCGGCTTGCAG GAATTCCTGGACTAAAGGTTTCCCTGTTAGAAGAGTTTGGCGTTCGCTTGTTGACGTATGATCTTCCTGGGTTCGGAGAGAGTGATCCTCATCCCGACAGAAACCTTGAATTTTCAGCAATGGATATGTTGCTCCTAGCCGATGCTGTTGGTGTCAACGACAAGTTTTGGGTTGTGGGATACTCGAGCGGAAGCATGCATGCTTGGGCAGCACTAAGATACATTCCTGATAGACTTGCAG GTGCAGCCATGTTTGCTCCAATGGTGAATCCGTACGATTCAATCATGAACAGGGAAGAGAGACGCAGGACCTGGGGGAAATGGACGCGAAGCAGAAAATTTTGGTACTTTTTGGCAAGGAGGTTTCCtagatttctttcttttttctatcACAGAAGCTTCTTGTCTGGAAAGCACGGACAAATCGATAAATGGCTGTCATTGTCAATGGGAAAGAGG GATAAAGCTCTGATGGAGGACCCAATCTACGAAGAATTCTGGCAAAGGGATGTGGAAGAATCAATTAGGCAGAGAATCTCGAAACCCTTCGTGGAGGAAGCTGTTTTGCAAGTGTCAAATTGGGGTTTCAGCCTTGCAGACCTCAAATTGCAGAAGAAAGAACAAGGGAAAGGCGTGCTCAATTGGATTAAGTCCATGCTCAGCTCAGCTCAGGAAGAATACAGTGGCTTCCTTGGCCCAATACACATATGGCAG GGGATGGACGATAAGGTTGTCCCACCATCGATGACTGATTTCGTTCACCGGATTTTACCAGGAGCTGCGGTACATAAGCTTCCATACGAGGGCCATTTCACCTACATCTACTTTTGTGATGAATGCCATAGACATATATTCACTACACTCTTTGGAACACCACAAGGGCCGCTGAACTTCACAGCAGAAGTGGATGAAACACCTCTTGAAGGTGATACTGAAGAGCAGGAAGAAGAGGTAAAGCTTGGTGATTCTGTTCCGGCACTAGCCGAGGCATGA
- the LOC114819523 gene encoding uncharacterized protein isoform X1, with amino-acid sequence MSEPDTEPEFYAGRPRPWRPNDLVNVGGSSTGRAVYGAVPGGVAMGPNASEPVPPETLGGLVREFSKAAAEMAVEFGKGCRDIVRQSLGNRDSVLRRSLGTVRESYLGKRVTRLRGKLQFVNEYLPEDKDPIHAWSVIVLVSLLAFAVLYVNTETTPSSPAPEIKKIHIHPPSAARVMLPDGRFMAYKEQGVPADRARFSIIAPHSFLSSRLAGIPGLKVSLLEEFGVRLLTYDLPGFGESDPHPDRNLEFSAMDMLLLADAVGVNDKFWVVGYSSGSMHAWAALRYIPDRLAGAAMFAPMVNPYDSIMNREERRRTWGKWTRSRKFWYFLARRFPRFLSFFYHRSFLSGKHGQIDKWLSLSMGKRDKALMEDPIYEEFWQRDVEESIRQRISKPFVEEAVLQVSNWGFSLADLKLQKKEQGKGVLNWIKSMLSSAQEEYSGFLGPIHIWQGMDDKVVPPSMTDFVHRILPGAAVHKLPYEGHFTYIYFCDECHRHIFTTLFGTPQGPLNFTAEVDETPLEGDTEEQEEEVKLGDSVPALAEA; translated from the exons ATGTCGGAGCCGGACACTGAACCCGAATTCTACGCGGGCCGACCCAGGCCGTGGCGACCCAATGATCTTGTAAACGTGGGTGGAAGTAGCACGGGAAGGGCAGTGTATGGTGCCGTTCCGGGTGGCGTGGCTATGGGCCCTAATGCGAGCGAGCCGGTTCCGCCGGAGACGCTGGGGGGACTGGTGCGGGAGTTCTCGAAAGCGGCGGCGGAGATGGCGGTGGAGTTCGGGAAAGGGTGCAGGGATATAGTGCGGCAGAGCCTAGGGAATCGGGACTCGGTGTTGCGGAGGAGCTTGGGGACGGTGAGGGAGTCGTACTTGGGGAAGAGAGTGACGCGGCTTCGCGGGAAATTGCAGTTCGTGAACGAGTATCTGCCGGAGGATAAGGACCCGATTCACGCTTGGTCAGTGATCGTGTTGGTCTCGCTTCTTGCTTTTGCAG TGTTGTATGTGAATACCGAAACTACTCCTTCTAGTCCTGCGCCAGAGATTAAGAAGATACACATTCATCCACCGAGCGCTGCCCGCGTAATGCTTCCAGATGGTAGATTCATGGCATACAAGGAGCAAGGTGTTCCAGCTGACAGAGCTAGATTTTCAATCATTGCTCCGCATTCTTTCCTATCATCTCGGCTTGCAG GAATTCCTGGACTAAAGGTTTCCCTGTTAGAAGAGTTTGGCGTTCGCTTGTTGACGTATGATCTTCCTGGGTTCGGAGAGAGTGATCCTCATCCCGACAGAAACCTTGAATTTTCAGCAATGGATATGTTGCTCCTAGCCGATGCTGTTGGTGTCAACGACAAGTTTTGGGTTGTGGGATACTCGAGCGGAAGCATGCATGCTTGGGCAGCACTAAGATACATTCCTGATAGACTTGCAG GTGCAGCCATGTTTGCTCCAATGGTGAATCCGTACGATTCAATCATGAACAGGGAAGAGAGACGCAGGACCTGGGGGAAATGGACGCGAAGCAGAAAATTTTGGTACTTTTTGGCAAGGAGGTTTCCtagatttctttcttttttctatcACAGAAGCTTCTTGTCTGGAAAGCACGGACAAATCGATAAATGGCTGTCATTGTCAATGGGAAAGAGG GATAAAGCTCTGATGGAGGACCCAATCTACGAAGAATTCTGGCAAAGGGATGTGGAAGAATCAATTAGGCAGAGAATCTCGAAACCCTTCGTGGAGGAAGCTGTTTTGCAAGTGTCAAATTGGGGTTTCAGCCTTGCAGACCTCAAATTGCAGAAGAAAGAACAAGGGAAAGGCGTGCTCAATTGGATTAAGTCCATGCTCAGCTCAGCTCAGGAAGAATACAGTGGCTTCCTTGGCCCAATACACATATGGCAG GGGATGGACGATAAGGTTGTCCCACCATCGATGACTGATTTCGTTCACCGGATTTTACCAGGAGCTGCGGTACATAAGCTTCCATACGAGGGCCATTTCACCTACATCTACTTTTGTGATGAATGCCATAGACATATATTCACTACACTCTTTGGAACACCACAAGGGCCGCTGAACTTCACAGCAGAAGTGGATGAAACACCTCTTGAAGGTGATACTGAAGAGCAGGAAGAAGAGGTAAAGCTTGGTGATTCTGTTCCGGCACTAGCCGAGGCATGA